The following are encoded together in the Syngnathus scovelli strain Florida chromosome 12, RoL_Ssco_1.2, whole genome shotgun sequence genome:
- the LOC125978835 gene encoding uncharacterized protein isoform X2 has protein sequence MSESIVRKIQPFTIGTKLSVPAVPKCQEFSETYLQCQNLDNCTLQQNLNSLYLSRQQVCAHGPCLVAPTDQRVAPGKHKQEDMIAEDHLNQNLASSSAVSRAIKKITISGSKKSPENTISVGLRQRSILGSTSKNHNNNNNISATCDCSLPRIVGVDCDNKPHSQFKVLLKTSNGEDYPAIQGQTKPKLNRQKSIQQCSVTAHPSEAVLTGKHEVREDVNKRKDIVKSTWRPEKDPQKCQHHTQSEALTNVTSKSDCYSQHTSLFNKKVLQAQTWSKSKLQDLKDDSKIQGCPLQDWDEASQILQRDLKDFDNTLIQLNQTGDQLICKLNPTSDLVKNQLSQLKDQWNILKQTAATQSRVLGGSKNLQEFNKKVDKLETWIKEKEEEQSLVNVLGANVDKMQLTRRILDLKQDEQLYRTLHEEINHMALKLEKQGKSDSKSISSRRKNINKMWLKVQSHLKKHKDNLHLALEVSSFYQQADNTLFAINNMMKSIFASKEPGLFGDREIRDIASQIMMLDVSVSQLSNLHPALAAGVTQKQSEVKDCWVSLQKVFRSDRTALPPTGSTFTREDADPLTPTQELQSNMGTETQTSMGKLGREKQSHMEDYTGTSECCGSTKQSQAQQSVNHTSLPMRDGPDDVIISHHSGREREPRGETKQATALRGHPQLHIQLQKFTVSADKTLSWLKENVSMATQVCSIATCEGLEEARRCQHAVQQEIFTNKARIEVVKREGYGLVRAQHPGSTRIEQFLGQLEILWEELQRRHQRNAVFLQASEDLGVFKVRQRLGSREAGLESTEISMKESSLAYDPETTSIKERESGRIVKEVAIRGLELDTLRQEVERLHGRSHLHAHGLRMEEMDRKYQSALTQQSSEQMLTEFLEHLALEESQELDSSQYCFNQPLLSKRSSIPDLLGLQNSGEADLSMGDHVEELGETVAKPNDTVGERGPSQSHEQSIEELLSQQARLAVCLEECLCGCNELNLEILEKETDLAVQCEPDNCDFETLQERNTHLEIDYEVLTDEVKDMESQASRLKELCPERVFWTKIRATLKVWTELGKSMMELKSRLQEFLHLQDFFRSYLAIISWTEDTRSCIFSDTLHLREDGQSLQSTELDIQIEQKFKEFDQLAASGRNILDKEHHLTQMVGERVEELRSMLGWISVHWIAKKQEWNDKKSMQESPIDNIYSEATLCSPSESTNSYEFCQSLNIISDESKSKAREDSQSSETFPGHAQQPKQKSLEDDYEVMKSITQRSESPTPAVTVIKEPSSSSLGSMVNLILSFGNTGDSQVQVVDRPVWIDDVEETSEALHRPIAPACKKFWKRCQGLLENTLGSLKRKKKIYRQSANEVSTYFHVKDNNSSVAPVYESISLPRQKSRLTSSASPSASPSSFSSPSTAQAPPTSVSFHPLNGRHVNNSIFCSLKRMGKKRKRKHDTRRHTIQKVMGVDQEADEPLYAGETVTYDTHTWPLKDGRRKKSSPQCGDGIDSMDDIKNPPLRELECTGEDAITPYAVSEGPLTSTQGAGRCRFLSLGSVLSFDLTKDMTLIPSIQEIITIAPQESNKTNPDPNFQRHTELSSFKQTRPSPGNTASRATIISETQTSTEVVKDLPDNDGYFHTPPPEKDEDPLASCNGSSKRQFNLQGDAEQEQDEMSPVLKTVEDDTCKLSQPPIYVNQATLAISTAANKHQCPNVHTLIRDLNGHKYHKSPITRGVHDEKPGQCPHQASHMIVNVKSTINVRQDSVDSGISSSSSIKLHPDAFCPDNPQITGMVGRLMSLQVGRIDRMKMTENVGASKPKEDPQQDHVHLDHQQFEEEEEELEGIWNQTSNLRQSISSDIMYQPSQDEPISSDQPSEPSSCTSKLPANLYRNLATVSEPNLFVADFRLPSNIQNLLGGSKEPNFQGPPQTVRDRRSWAAFPNGDQIDKTLVVVNETAADQLKLPDVGDSQKYVYQYREEEDEEESKGGEEIGEHTASSKRHSNGFRYQNEDAQNFEPRDMQDASTATRERCATLNENPDLQSMEGTLERKQKLQLGGKKAASRGWNSYHTVLYRHTLCFYQDRKETLRSSARGLPLNLTGAECSSAPEYTKKPNCFRLRLRDGSEYLFNASSRFLMNKWMNKIQAITGASQSVSALSSNPVAQDVPISLSPPLCSTCYGLAKCYCSSQHDVTSTFPRRKPLNRARDMVVLSREFTCLPHSHLRRMEEHSSISSTHGHSCKDDDDDYDASSCKQMVTQGGSGDNTSSSHLSPPHSNQDWPSSKFPSHSFTSATYQKIKPTQQNCGGLEKGSNYSVTLVLGDKSMDSETCSMPPVMVAGWQRNACPPTSYTSLPRPGNKSVFKKFFGKKDM, from the exons ATGTCTGAGAGTATTGTCAGGAAGATACAGCCCTTCACAATTGGGACTAAGCTGTCGGTTCCCGCCGTGCCAAAATGCCAGGAGTTCTCCGAGACTTATTTGCAATGCCAGAACCTTGATAACTGCACACTGCAGCAGAACCTGAACTCGCTCTACCTCAGCCGACAGCAGGTCTGCGCACATGGCCCCTGCCTGGTTGCGCCCACCGACCAGCGGGTAGCCCCCGGGAAACACAAACAGGAAGACATGATCGCAGAAGACCACCTGAACCAGAACCTCGCGTCTTCTTCTGCTGTTTCTAGAGCCATCAAAAAGATCACAATTTCTGGGAGTAAGAAAAGCCCAGAGAACACCATTTCTGTGGGACTAAGACAGCGATCAATTTTGGGAAGCACATCCAAAAAccacaacaacaataacaacatcaGCGCGACATGTGATTGCAGTCTTCCGAGGATCGTCGGGGTTGATTGTGACAATAAACCTCACTCTCAGTTCAAG gttttattgaaaacaagcaaTGGCGAGGATTATCCAGCAATACAGGggcaaaccaaaccaaaactaAATCGACAAAAGTCCATCCAACAG tgctcTGTTACAGCACACCCTTCAGAGGCAGTGCTCACTGGAAAACATGAGGTCAGGGAAGATGTTAACAAAAGAAAAGACATTGTAAAGTCCACATGGAGGCCG GAGAAAGACCCTCAAAAATGTCAGCATCACACACAGAGTGAAGCGCTGACCAATGTTACATCCAAGAGTGACTGCTATAGTCAGCACACATCTCTCTTCAACAAGAAAGTACTGCag GCTCAGACGTGGAGCAAAAGCAAACTGCAAGACCTGAAGGACGACTCGAAAATTCAGGGCTGCCCCCTGCAGGACTGGGATGAAGCCTCACAGATACTTCAGCGAGATCTTAAAGACTTTGACAACACTCTAATTCAACTTAATCAG ACAGGTGATCAGCTGATCTGCAAACTGAATCCCACCTCTGACCTTGTGAAGAATCAGCTCAGTCAGTTGAAAGATCAATGGAACATTCTGAAACAGACAGCTGCCACTCAGTCCAGGGTCTTGGGAGGATCCAAAAACCTGCAGGAGTTCAACAAAAAGGTGGACAAACTTGAGACATGGATTAAAGAGAAG GAAGAGGAGCAGTCTCTTGTTAATGTCCTGGGTGCAAACGTTGACAAAATGCAGCTAACCAGAAGAATTTTAGATTTGAAACAG GATGAACAGCTGTATAGAACCCTCCATGAAGAGATCAATCACATGGCTCTAAAATTGGAGAAACAAGGGAAGTCTGATAGTAAAAGCATCTCCAGCAGGAGaaaaaatatcaataaaat GTGGTTGAAGGTGCAGTCTCATCtgaaaaaacacaaagacaatCTACACCTTGCATTGGAAGTGTCCTCATTTTACCAGCAGGCTGACAATACGTTATTTGCCATTAATAACATG ATGAAAAGCATATTTGCCTCAAAAGAGCCAGGCCTTTTCGGAGACAGAGAAATACGTGACATTGCCAGTCAAATCATG ATGTTAGATGTCAGTGTATCCCAGCTTTCAAATCTCCACCCTGCCTTGGCTGCTGGTGTAACACAGAAGCAGAGTGAGGTGAAGGACTGCTGGGTTTCTCTTCAGAAAGTTTTCAG GAGTGACCGGACAGCCCTCCCCCCCACGGGCTCCACATTCACCAGGGAAGATGCTGACCCCTTGACACCAACCCAAGAACTCCAAAGCAATATGGGAACAGAGACTCAAACGAGCATGGGAAAGCTGGGTAGAGAAAAGCAGAGTCACATGGAAGACTATACG GGTACATCTGAATGTTGTGGGAGTACTAAGCAAAGCCAGGCGCAGCAAAGTGTGAACCACACCTCTTTACCCATGAGAGATGggcctgatgatgtcatcatcagTCATCATTCAGGGAGGGAAAG AGAGCCTAGAGGCGAAACCAAGCAAGCCACTGCCCTAAGAGGCCACCCACAGCTTCATATTCAGCTCCAGAAGTTCACTGTGTCAGCTGACAAG ACTTTGTCCTGGCTGAAGGAAAATGTTTCTATGGCCACACAAGTGTGTTCTATAGCCACATGCGAGGGACTAGAGGAGGCCAGGAGGTGCCAACATGCAGTGCAACAAGAAATCTTCACCAACAAAGCCAGGATAGAGGTGGTCAAAAGA GAGGGCTATGGGTTGGTCCGTGCTCAGCATCCAGGCAGCACCAGGATAGAACAGTTCCTCGGCCAGCTGGAGATACTTTGGGAAGAGCTGCAGAGGAGACACCAGAGGAATGCTGTATTCCTGCAGGCCTCGGAAGACCTGGGC GTTTTTAAAGTACGACAGAGACTTGGAAGCCGAGAGGCCGGGCTGGAGTCGACGGAGATTTCCATGAAGGAGTCCTCGCTAGCCTATGACCCTGAAACCACGTCAATTAAAGAACGAGAGAGTGGTCGGATCGTGAAAGAAGTCGCCATTCGTGGCCTCGAGCTCGATACGCTCAGACAAGAGGTGGAGCGTCTCCATGGCCGCAGTCATCTACATGCACATGGCTTACGTATGGAAGAGATGGACAGAAA GTACCAAAGCGCCCTGACTCAGCAGAGTTCCGAGCAAATGCTGACTGAGTTTTTGGAGCATTTGGCGCTCGAGGAGAGTCAAGAGCTTGACAGTAGTCAATATTGCTTCAATCAG CCTCTCCTCAGTAAGCGCTCATCAATTCCTGACTTGCTGGGACTCCAAAACAGCGGTGAGGCTGATCTGAGCATGGGCGACCATGTGGAGGAACTGGGAGAAACGGTGGCGAAACCGAATGACACAGTGGGAGAAAGAGGACCATCACAGAGTCACGAGCAATCCATAGAGGAGCTACTGAGCCAG CAAGCCAGACTGGCTGTGTGCTTGGAGGAGTGCCTCTGCGGCTGCAATGAGCTTAACCTGGAGATCCTTGAGAAGGAGACAGATCTGGCTGTCCAATGTGAGCCAGATAACTGTGACTTTGAGACTCTGCAGGAGAGGAACACCCACCTTGAG ATTGACTATGAAGTTCTTACTGATGAAGTCAAGGATATGGAGAGCCAGGCTTCTCGCTTGAAGGAGCTCTGCCCAGAAAGAGTATTCTGGACCAAGATTCGGGCAACACTGAAGGTCTGGACGGAGCTGGGGAAAAGTATGATGGAGCTCAAATCACGTCTGCAAGAATTTTTGCATCTCCAAGACTTCTTCAGGAGCTACCTTGCAATAAT CTCATGGACAGAGGACACCCGGTCATGCATTTTCTCCGATACCTTGCATTTGAGGGAAGATGGACAAAGCCTGCAGTCCACAGAGCTCGATATACAAATTGAGCAGAAGTTTAAAGAGTTTGACCAGCTGGCAGCATCTGGGAGAAACATTTTAGACAAAGAACACCATCTCACTCAGATG GTAGGAGAGCGGGTAGAGGAACTGCGGAGTATGCTTGGGTGGATTTCTGTGCACTGGATAGCAAAGAAACAAGAGTGGAATGACAAAAAGAGTATGCAGGAGTCCCCAATAGATAACATTTACTCCGAGGCCACGTTGTGCTCCCCATCAGAG tcaaCAAATTCTTACGAATTCTGCCAGTCTCTGAATATCATCTCAGACGAAAGCAAATCCAAGGCGAGAGAAGACAGCCAGAGCTCAGAAACGTTTCCTGGACATGCACAGCAACCAAAACAGAAGTCGTTAGAAGATGACTATGAGGTCATGAAAAGTATAACTCAACGATCAGAGTCTCCCACACCCGCCGTCACGGTCATTAAGGAGCCCAGCAGTTCCTCGTTGGGGAGCATGGTCAACCTCATTCTCAGCTTTGGTAACACAGGGGACAGCCAGGTGCAGGTGGTCGATCGACCTGTTTGGATTGATGATGTAGAAGAAACTTCAGAGGCTCTCCACAGG CCCATTGCGCCTGCCTGTAAAAAGTTCTGGAAGCGCTGCCAGGGGCTTTTGGAAAATACTTTGGGTAGTTTAAAGCGAAAGAAAAAGATTTATCGGCAGAGTGCAAACGAG GTGAGTACTTACTTCCATGTCAAGGATAACAACTCATCCGTGGCCCCGGTGTACGAAAGTATCTCTCTCCCGCGTCAAAAGAGCCGCTTGACATCCTCGGCCTCCCCTAGTGCCTCGCCATCCTCCTTTTCATCACCTTCCACAGCGCAAGCACCTCCGACGAGCGTATCCTTCCACCCTTTGAATGGAAGACATGTCAACAACTCCATATTCTGCAGCCTTAAGCGAATGGgcaagaagaggaagagaaagCACGACACTCGCAGGCATACCATCCAGAAAGTCATGGGTGTCGACCAGGAAGCAGATGAGCCCCTTTATGCCGGCGAGACGGTCACTTATGACACGCATACCTGGCCACTCAAAGACGGTCGAAGGAAGAAAAGCTCGCCACAGTGTGGGGATGGAATTGATTCTATGGACGACATAAAGAATCCGCCACTGAGAGAGTTAGAGtgcactggagaggacgctattACTCCATATGCTGTTTCAGAGGGACCACTCACCTCCACCCAAGGGGCAGGCCGCTGCAGATTTCTTTCCTTGGGCTCTGTGTTAAGCTTTGACTTGACAAAGGACATGACTCTCATTCCTAGCATTCAGGAAATCATAACTATAGCTCCTCAAGAATCCAATAAGACTAATCCAGATCCAAACTTCCAGCGGCACACAGAATTAAGTTCCTTCAAACAAACCCGACCATCCCCGGGCAACACTGCTAGCAGAGCCACAATCATCTCTGAGACACAGACGTCAACAGAAGTTGTGAAAGACTTGCCTGATAATGACGGCTATTTCCACACACCTCCTCCGGAAAAAGACGAGGATCCGTTGGCATCTTGTAATGGTTCGTCTAAAAGGCAGTTCAACCTGCAGGGTGATGCCGAGCAGGAGCAGGATGAAATGTCACCGGTACTCAAAACTGTCGAGGATGACACCTGCAAGCTTTCTCAACCTCCTATTTATGTGAATCAAGCGACTTTAGCCATAAGCACTGCGGCTAATAAACACCAGTGCCCAAATGTCCATACACTTATTCGGGACCTCAATGGACACAAGTACCATAAAAGTCCAATCACGCGAGGTGTGCATGATGAGAAGCCAGGACAGTGTCCCCATCAAGCTTCTCACATGATTGTCAATGTCAAATCAACTATCAATGTTCGTCAAGACTCGGTAGACTCGGGTATCTCCAGCTCCAGCAGCATCAAACTTCATCCTGATGCATTTTGTCCAGATAATCCCCAGATTACCGGAATGGTTGGGAGGCTCATGTCCCTTCAAGTGGGACGCATTGATCGCATGAAGATGACAGAAAATGTGGGCGCATCAAAACCCAAAGAAGATCCACAACAAGACCATGTCCACCTGgaccatcaacagtttgaggaggaagaagaagagctgGAAGGCATCTGGAATCAAACTAGCAATTTGAGGCAGAGTATCAGTTCAGATATCATGTACCAGCCTAGCCAAGACGAGCCCATCTCATCGGATCAGCCGAGTGAGCCCAGCTCATGCACCAGCAAACTGCCAGCTAATCTCTATCGAAACCTGGCCACGGTTTCAGAACCCAACCTCTTTGTGGCCGATTTCAGGCTGCCGTCTAACATCCAGAACCTCCTGGGTGGCAGCAAGGAGCCGAATTTCCAGGGCCCGCCGCAGACTGTAAGAGACAGAAGGTCCTGGGCAGCTTTTCCAAACGGGGATCAAATTGACAAGACCTTAGTGGTTGTGAACGAAACAGCTGCAGATCAGTTGAAACTTCCAGATGTTGGTGACAGTCAGAAATATGTCTACCAATAcagagaggaggaagatgaagaagagTCAAAAGGTGGGGAGGAGATTGGAGAACACACAGCTAGTTCAAAG CGTCACTCAAATGGTTTTCGTTACCAAAACGAGGATGCTCAAAACTTTGAACCCAGGGATATGCAGGACGCGTCAACGGCCACAAGAGAGCGCTGCGCTACCCTA AATGAAAATCCTGATCTGCAATCCATGGAGGGAACTCTCGAGAGGAAGCAAAAGCTTCAACTGGGAGGAAAGAAA GCTGCCTCCAGAGGCTGGAATTCATACCATACGGTCTTATATCGTCACACCTTATGCTTCTATCAGGATAGAAAGGAAACACTGAGG AGTTCTGCACGTGGCCTCCCGCTGAACCTCACTGGAGCCGAGTGTTCATCTGCACCAGAGTACACCAAGAAACCAAACTGCTTCCGTTTGAg GTTACGTGATGGCTCTGAATATCTGTTCAATGCCTCGTCACGCTTTCTGATGAATAAATGGATGAACAAAATACAAGCAATCACAG GTGCAAGTCAGTCTGTGTCTGCGTTATCAAGCAACCCAGTAGCTCAAGATGTCCCCATTTCCTT AAGCCCCCCTCTGTGCTCAACTTGTTATGGTCTGGCCAAATGCTACTGCTCCTCCCAGCATGATGTCACCTCCACGTTTCCCAGACGGAAACCCCTGAACCGAGCCAGAGACATGGTTGTCCTCTCCAGAGAGTTCACGTGCTTGCCGCACAGTCACCTAAGACGTATGGAGGAACATTCGAGCATTTCATCCACACATGGACACTCCTGCA aagatgatgatgatgattatgatgCCAGCAGCTGTAAGCAGATGGTGACTCAGGGAGGAAGTGGGGACAACACCTCTTCCTCCCATTTGTCTCCCCCACACAGCAATCAGGACTGGCCGAGCAGCAAGTTTCCCTCCCACTCCTTCACTTCTG CAACTTATCAGAAGATCAAACCCACGCAGCAGAACTGCGGAGGTCTGGAGAAAGGGTCTAACTACAGTGTGACACTAGTGCTGGGAGACAAGTCAATGGACAGTGAGACCTGTAGCATGCCACCAGTGATGGTGGCTGGATGGCAGCGGAACGCTTGCCCACCCACGAGCTACACGAGTCTGCCCCGGCCTGGCAACAAATCAGTCTTTAAGAAGTTCTTTGGCAAAAAGGACATGTGA